A stretch of the Halorussus salinus genome encodes the following:
- the idsA3 gene encoding geranylfarnesyl diphosphate synthase — translation MTDASAETLEEQVLGAVEQRREIVNAAIEEDLPVDEPERLYEAVRYLLDAGGKRLRPTVLLLVAEAFADVDATPESIDYRDFPDRDGDSVDVMSAAVAIEVIQSFTLIHDDIMDDDDLRRGVPAVHREYDTETAILAGDTLYSKAFEILVEADADPERVVEATDVLATTCTNICEGQARDIAFEERPNVVPDEYLEMIKDKTAVLYGAAATIPAILLGADDETVEELYQYGIDVGRGFQIQDDVLDLTVPSEKLGKQRGSDLVENKQTIITLHAREQGVDVDSLVETDDVESVTEAEIDEAVARLEEAGSIDYAKETAQELVTRGKDRLTVLPENESRDLLEGIADYLIERGY, via the coding sequence ATGACAGACGCGAGCGCCGAGACACTGGAAGAGCAGGTGCTTGGGGCGGTCGAACAGCGGCGGGAAATCGTCAACGCCGCCATCGAGGAGGACCTGCCCGTGGACGAGCCCGAACGGCTCTACGAGGCGGTCCGCTACCTGCTCGACGCGGGCGGCAAGCGCCTCCGGCCGACCGTGCTGTTGCTCGTCGCCGAGGCGTTCGCGGACGTAGACGCCACCCCCGAGAGCATCGACTATCGGGACTTCCCCGACAGGGACGGTGACAGCGTGGACGTGATGTCCGCCGCGGTCGCAATCGAGGTCATCCAGTCGTTCACGCTCATCCACGACGACATCATGGACGACGACGACCTGCGCCGGGGCGTCCCCGCGGTCCACCGGGAGTACGACACCGAGACCGCGATTCTCGCGGGCGACACGCTCTACTCGAAGGCGTTCGAGATACTCGTGGAAGCCGACGCCGACCCCGAGCGCGTCGTGGAAGCGACCGACGTGTTGGCGACGACGTGTACCAACATCTGCGAGGGCCAAGCTCGCGACATCGCGTTCGAAGAGCGCCCGAACGTCGTCCCCGACGAGTATCTGGAGATGATAAAGGACAAGACCGCGGTGCTGTACGGCGCGGCGGCGACCATCCCGGCCATCCTGCTCGGCGCGGACGACGAGACCGTCGAGGAGTTGTACCAGTACGGTATCGACGTTGGCCGGGGATTCCAGATTCAGGACGACGTGCTGGACCTGACGGTCCCGAGCGAGAAGTTGGGCAAACAGCGCGGGAGCGACCTCGTGGAGAACAAACAGACCATCATCACGCTTCACGCCCGCGAGCAGGGCGTTGACGTGGATTCGCTGGTCGAGACCGACGACGTGGAGTCGGTCACGGAGGCCGAAATCGACGAGGCGGTCGCCCGCCTTGAGGAGGCCGGAAGCATCGACTACGCCAAGGAGACGGCCCAAGAGTTGGTCACGCGCGGCAAAGACCGACTCACCGTCCTCCCGGAAAACGAGTCGCGCGACCTGCTGGAAGGCATCGCCGACTACCTCATCGAGCGCGGCTACTGA
- a CDS encoding DUF7344 domain-containing protein — protein MHAKLNTTIRSGTEGDHALQNGRAVTTPSFDELFDLLAESRRRYALYTLIGTEDGLAEVEQLADEVAMWEARTGDEPITDARHEAIAEELRETHLPRLGEADIVEYDERSDVVRYWRQPTLEEYLEHTHYKEFPNE, from the coding sequence ATTCATGCCAAACTTAACACGACCATTCGCTCGGGTACCGAGGGCGACCACGCCCTCCAGAACGGTCGCGCAGTCACGACGCCCTCGTTCGACGAGCTCTTCGACCTCCTCGCGGAGAGCCGACGCCGGTACGCACTCTACACGCTTATCGGAACCGAGGACGGTCTCGCCGAGGTCGAGCAACTGGCCGACGAAGTGGCCATGTGGGAGGCCCGGACCGGCGACGAGCCGATCACGGACGCCCGCCACGAGGCTATCGCCGAGGAGCTTCGGGAGACCCACCTCCCCCGTCTCGGCGAGGCCGACATCGTGGAGTACGACGAGCGCAGCGATGTCGTACGTTACTGGCGACAGCCCACGCTCGAAGAGTATCTCGAACACACCCACTACAAAGAGTTCCCGAACGAATGA